The Manihot esculenta cultivar AM560-2 chromosome 11, M.esculenta_v8, whole genome shotgun sequence genome includes a region encoding these proteins:
- the LOC110627056 gene encoding uncharacterized protein LOC110627056 → MKRYSTILAALALLLTIFLSGWPNKAQAEGRPIPQASSSSTSTSFMASTSQAFRDIPVAEKNPFKQVDSSFRKIPPSTSNPTQNKHKPPLDD, encoded by the exons ATGAAgcgatactcaacaatcctagCTGCTCTTGCTCTTTTGCTTACAATCTTTCTGTCTGGTTGGCCAAATAAGGCTCAAGCAGAGGGTCGTCCCATCCCTCAGGCATCTTCATCTTCCACTTCAACATCATTCATGGCTTCAACTTCACAAGCTTTCAGGGATATCCCAGTGGCTGAGAAGAATCCATTCAAGCAAGTTGATTCCAGCTTCAGAAAAATACCTCCCAGCActtccaatcctacacagaacAA GCACAAACCTCCATTAGATGACTGA
- the LOC110626812 gene encoding ubiquitin-conjugating enzyme E2 34, whose product MAEKSCVKRLQKEYRALCKEPVSHVVARPSPSDILEWHYVLEGSEGTPFAGGYYYGKIKFPPEYPYKPPGITMITPNGRFGTQKKICLSMSDFHPESWNPMWSASSILTGLLSFMMDNSPTTGSVNTTDAEKARLAKASLAFNCKNSTFRKLFPEYVEKYNQQQHSEQIISEQVPQEENSRPAIEKLDNSLGNVERVDTMKDTRRNAKQTIPTWVMLLLVSIFGIVMALPLLQL is encoded by the exons ATGGCTGAAAAATCGTGTGTCAAGCGTCTTCAGAAGGAATATAGAGCACTATGTAAA GAGCCAGTTTCCCATGTTGTTGCACGCCCTTCCCCAAGTGACATTCTTGAGTGGC ATTATGTGTTGGAGGGAAGTGAAGGAACACCTTTTGCAG GTGGATATTACTACGGAAAGATCAAGTTTCCTCCAGAATATCCCTACAAACCTCCTGGAATCAC CATGATTACTCCCAATGGACGCTTTGGGACTCAAAAGAAAATATGCTTGTCTATGAGCGACT TTCATCCAGAAAGTTGGAATCCAATGTGGTCTGCGTCAAG CATACTTACAGGGCTTCTTTCCTTCATG ATGGACAACAGTCCCACCACAGGCAGTGTGAACACTACTGATGCTGAGAAAGCACGTCTGGCAAAGGCTTCTCTAGCTTTTAATTGTAAGAA CTCAACCTTTAGAAAGTTGTTTCCAGAATATGTGGAGAAGTACAACCAGCAACAGCATTCTGAGCAGATTATTTCAGAGCAGGTGCCACAGGAGGAGAATTCCAGACCTGCAATAGAAAAACTTGATAATTCATTGGGAAACGTGGAAAGAGTTGATACGATGAAGGACACAAGAAGAAATGCGAAGCAGACAATACCAACTTGGGTGATGTTGTTGCTGGTTTCCATCTTTGGCATCGTAATGGCATTGCCATTGCTTCAACTTTGA
- the LOC110626873 gene encoding pentatricopeptide repeat-containing protein At1g62350 — protein MWRIVSNLLQRTSSSKTPMLSHSPLKHFTFLTHQFSEITSIKYQKQQQLPLLVLLHHISNLASRPSLSIWRRKKEMGKEGLIVAKELKRLQSDPVRLDWFIKSQVSRLLKSDLVAVLAEFQRQDQVFLCMKLYNVVRKEIWYRPDMFFYRDMLMMLARNRKVEEAKVVWQDLKREGVLFDQHTFGDIIRAFLDSGLPSEAMDIYEEMRHSPDLPLSLPFRVILKGLIPYPDLREKVKDDFLELFPNMIVYDPAEDLFEDQHRGSEDD, from the exons ATGTGGCGTATTGTGTCAAATCTTCTTCAGAGAACATCATCATCTAAAACACCTATGCTCTCCCATTCCCCTCTCAAACACTTCACTTTCCTGACCCATCAATTTTCTGAAATCACGTCCATAAAATACCAAAAGCAACAGCAACTCCCATTGCTTGTTCTTTTGCACCACATTTCAAATTTGGCCTCCAGGCCTAGCTTGTCAATATGGAGGCGGAAGAAAGAGATGGGCAAAGAGGGGTTAATTGTGGCCAAGGAGCTCAAGAGACTCCAATCAGACCCTGTCCGTCTGGATTGGTTCATCAAGTCTCAAGTTTCTCGCTTGCTCAAGTCTGATCTTGTTGCTGTTCTTGCTGAGTTTCAGAGGCAAGACCAGGTTTTCCTCTGCATGAAG TTATATAATGTAGTGCGTAAAGAAATATGGTATCGGCCAGACATGTTCTTCTACAGGGACATGCTTATGATGCTTGCAAGAAACAGGAAGGTTGAGGAAGCGAAGGTGGTTTGGCAAGATTTGAAGAGGGAGGGAGTTTTATTCGACCAACACACTTTTGGCGACATCATTAGAGCATTCTTAGATAGTGGATTACCGTCAGAAGCAATGGACATATACGAGGAGATGAGACATTCTCCTGATCTTCCATTATCTTTGCCTTTTCGTGTGATCTTAAAAGGTCTCATTCCATACCCAGATTTAAGAGAGAAGGTGAAAGATGACTTCTTAGAACTTTTTCCGAACATGATTGTCTATGACCCAGCTGAAGACTTATTTGAAGATCAACATAGGGGAAGTGAAGATGATTAG